In a genomic window of Agarivorans albus:
- a CDS encoding GGDEF domain-containing protein, translating into MVVDGLTYFILTTLVTVVSAVVLTLIRVFHGQKTALDCWIMASYTQVCALLVVLLSRQPSATELLLQNTLFAGSFLLIVAGHHHYLKQRFNRNFLSIALLLYCALMFYFISIEPSSQSRITLFSSTLALCCFYCAYLYFRYWRQQHNHALWLVIGLYLFFGTCLLLRVYITMQHTPQNQGLLLGVPTLLSLAIFAGNALQTYVFYFLLHWRQIIQLEQLANYDITGAMRRSYFLKQLEKMTKRAQFSGGEISVVFIDLDRFKSINDDYGHDNGDLALMHFSEIALDNLRVGDLFGRFGGEEFVIALNGANAQQANALANRIRIQLNQQALKTSKGKLYMSASFGVASNLKTQDLSKLIKQADEAMYQAKRQGGNKVKVYALNESTSS; encoded by the coding sequence ATGGTTGTTGATGGACTCACCTATTTTATTTTAACCACTTTAGTCACCGTGGTGTCGGCAGTGGTGCTCACCCTTATTCGGGTATTTCATGGGCAAAAAACCGCGCTAGATTGTTGGATTATGGCCTCCTACACTCAAGTGTGTGCCTTGCTGGTTGTGCTGCTTTCCAGGCAGCCCTCGGCCACGGAGTTGTTGTTACAAAATACCTTATTTGCTGGCTCATTTCTGCTTATCGTTGCGGGTCATCACCATTACTTAAAACAGCGCTTTAACCGCAACTTTCTGTCGATAGCGCTGTTATTGTATTGCGCACTGATGTTTTATTTCATCTCGATTGAGCCTTCTAGCCAATCTCGTATTACCTTATTCTCCAGCACCCTTGCACTATGCTGTTTCTACTGCGCCTATCTGTATTTTCGCTATTGGCGACAGCAACACAATCATGCCTTGTGGCTGGTCATTGGCTTGTACTTATTCTTTGGTACTTGTTTACTGCTCAGGGTTTACATCACCATGCAACATACGCCGCAAAACCAGGGTTTATTGCTTGGCGTGCCTACCTTGCTCTCGTTAGCCATATTCGCCGGAAACGCACTGCAAACTTACGTGTTCTACTTTTTACTGCATTGGCGGCAAATCATTCAATTAGAACAGCTCGCCAATTACGATATCACCGGTGCTATGCGCCGCAGCTACTTTTTAAAACAACTAGAAAAAATGACCAAACGCGCGCAGTTTTCTGGTGGTGAAATTAGCGTTGTGTTTATCGATTTAGACCGTTTTAAAAGCATTAACGATGACTACGGCCACGACAACGGTGACTTAGCCTTAATGCATTTTTCAGAGATAGCCCTAGACAACCTGCGTGTAGGCGATTTATTTGGCCGTTTTGGTGGCGAGGAGTTTGTAATAGCGCTGAACGGAGCTAACGCGCAGCAAGCTAATGCACTAGCAAATCGGATCCGCATTCAACTCAATCAGCAAGCGCTAAAAACCAGCAAGGGTAAGCTCTACATGAGTGCCAGCTTTGGCGTAGCGTCAAACTTAAAAACTCAAGATTTATCAAAACTTATTAAACAAGCCGATGAAGCAATGTACCAAGCCAAACGCCAGGGCGGAAACAAGGTCAAGGTGTACGCTCTAAATGAAAGCACCAGCAGTTAG
- a CDS encoding M24 family metallopeptidase produces MTIGVGGSSASEQLATLSNMCSDTSGISKAEYQQRQQRACELMQQQGISAIYLNAGTNLYYFTGLKWGASERMVGALLTADGQLRYIAPCFEQDSLNDFMLIDAPFHGWHEHQSPYLLFSKLCLDLKLSGTIAVDPSAAFFLVDGLIKANPNLNFVNGDVVTQACRAIKSAAEIALLQQAKGMTLAVQKAAAKILRPGISTSEVTEFIHQAHQKVGASGSSFCIVLFGLASSFPHGVKEPQILQENDWVLIDTGCLLHGYNSDITRSYAYGEATEQQRKAWQSEHKAQQAAFNAAQLGASCASVDAAARQSLEADGYGPEYALPGLPHRTGHGCGLDIHEGPYLVAGDETLLAPGMVFSNEPMLVIPEHFGVRLEDHFYIGESGPVWFTQPSPSIDDPFGYQTA; encoded by the coding sequence ATGACCATAGGGGTAGGTGGCAGCTCAGCCAGCGAACAGTTGGCTACATTAAGCAATATGTGTAGCGACACAAGTGGAATTAGTAAGGCCGAGTACCAACAGCGCCAGCAACGAGCATGTGAGTTAATGCAGCAACAAGGCATAAGCGCTATTTACTTAAACGCCGGTACTAACTTGTATTATTTCACTGGATTAAAGTGGGGTGCCAGCGAGCGTATGGTAGGAGCGCTATTAACCGCCGATGGTCAATTACGCTATATTGCTCCGTGTTTTGAGCAAGACTCTTTAAACGACTTCATGCTTATTGATGCCCCCTTCCATGGCTGGCATGAACACCAAAGCCCTTATCTGTTATTTTCAAAACTATGTTTAGATTTAAAACTAAGCGGCACCATTGCAGTCGACCCTAGTGCGGCGTTCTTTTTAGTAGACGGCCTGATTAAAGCGAACCCTAATTTAAACTTTGTAAATGGTGATGTAGTCACTCAAGCTTGCCGCGCCATAAAATCAGCCGCCGAAATTGCCTTATTGCAACAAGCCAAAGGCATGACCTTGGCGGTACAAAAAGCTGCGGCTAAAATTTTGCGCCCTGGTATTAGTACTAGCGAAGTGACCGAGTTTATCCACCAAGCCCACCAAAAGGTAGGCGCTAGCGGATCGTCTTTTTGTATTGTGTTATTTGGCTTAGCAAGCTCATTTCCACATGGCGTAAAAGAGCCGCAAATCTTGCAAGAAAACGATTGGGTACTCATTGATACCGGCTGCCTATTGCACGGTTATAACTCTGACATAACCCGCAGCTACGCTTACGGTGAAGCCACTGAACAACAACGTAAAGCTTGGCAAAGCGAACATAAAGCGCAACAGGCCGCTTTTAATGCGGCGCAACTAGGTGCTAGCTGCGCCAGTGTAGATGCTGCAGCTCGCCAATCGCTAGAAGCAGATGGCTATGGGCCAGAATATGCTTTACCTGGCTTACCGCATCGCACAGGGCACGGTTGTGGCCTAGATATTCACGAAGGGCCTTATTTAGTAGCAGGCGATGAAACCCTGTTAGCCCCTGGCATGGTGTTTAGTAACGAGCCAATGTTGGTGATACCCGAACACTTTGGCGTTCGCTTAGAAGATCATTTTTATATCGGCGAGTCAGGGCCGGTTTGGTTCACCCAACCAAGCCCAAGCATTGATGACCCTTTTGGCTACCAAACAGCTTAA
- a CDS encoding Ppx/GppA phosphatase family protein, with translation MFNLSRLLSPKTQQLAALDLGSNSFHLIIADWEDGELKVRDKVKEMVRLGWGLQDDGSLDAAAWNRAQACLERFGERLREFKPGSVRVVGTKTLRSIIDSNVFLQAAEQRLGHPVEVISGEEEARLIYLGVAHYMAPTNGPRMVIDIGGGSTEVTLGEGMDLKLKESLDMGCVSITKRFFKNGRVTKNRLLKASVYCSQQLLPVADDFLEHAWNECLGASGTIKAVAKVCLENQFCDGEIQLKGLDAIIERYLEAGECNLPLKGLSLERQPVFLGGVVVLQALFQALNIDTMHAAESALREGLLYELKGRLEHSDIRPASVQKLAERYHVDSQFSGRVDSTCQLLLNQVAETWSLDEIETTKLLNWASQLFLVGLDVAHSDYHKHGAYIVEHVDLAGFSRIEQQQLAALVLAHRKRIPVKQFPMENVDLLKACLIIRLSVIFNRGKRRQTLPELQFRAAGQQMSLLLDQAWLQNNPLTRADLENEQQYLSQIGYKLDIIEL, from the coding sequence ATGTTCAATTTATCGCGTTTGTTGAGTCCCAAAACTCAACAGTTGGCTGCTCTGGATTTAGGCAGCAATAGTTTTCATTTAATTATTGCTGACTGGGAAGACGGCGAACTTAAAGTTCGCGATAAAGTGAAAGAAATGGTGCGTTTGGGTTGGGGCTTGCAAGATGATGGCAGCCTCGACGCAGCCGCTTGGAATCGCGCTCAAGCATGTTTAGAGCGTTTTGGTGAGCGTCTTCGCGAGTTTAAACCTGGCAGCGTTAGAGTTGTTGGCACCAAAACCCTGCGTAGCATTATTGATTCCAATGTGTTCCTGCAAGCTGCCGAGCAACGCCTTGGCCATCCAGTTGAAGTTATCTCCGGTGAAGAAGAAGCCCGTTTAATCTACCTAGGTGTTGCTCACTATATGGCGCCAACCAATGGCCCGCGTATGGTCATCGACATTGGCGGTGGTAGCACCGAAGTCACCCTTGGTGAAGGCATGGATCTAAAGCTTAAAGAGAGCTTAGATATGGGCTGTGTATCTATCACTAAACGTTTCTTTAAAAATGGCCGAGTGACCAAAAACCGCTTATTAAAAGCCAGTGTCTATTGTTCGCAGCAATTGTTGCCTGTGGCCGATGATTTCTTAGAACATGCTTGGAATGAGTGTTTAGGTGCTTCTGGCACCATTAAAGCTGTGGCGAAAGTTTGCTTAGAAAACCAATTTTGTGATGGTGAAATTCAGCTCAAAGGCCTAGACGCTATTATTGAACGCTACCTAGAAGCAGGCGAATGTAACTTGCCGCTAAAAGGTCTTTCACTAGAACGTCAGCCAGTGTTTTTGGGAGGGGTTGTAGTCCTACAAGCCTTATTCCAAGCACTGAACATTGATACTATGCATGCCGCTGAATCGGCCTTACGCGAAGGTTTATTGTATGAGCTAAAAGGTCGTTTAGAACACAGTGATATTCGTCCAGCTAGCGTGCAAAAGCTAGCTGAGCGTTACCACGTAGACAGCCAGTTTAGTGGCCGAGTAGATAGCACTTGTCAGTTATTGTTAAACCAAGTGGCAGAAACCTGGTCGTTGGATGAAATAGAAACCACCAAGCTGTTAAATTGGGCTTCGCAACTATTTTTAGTGGGCCTAGATGTAGCACACAGTGATTATCATAAACACGGTGCCTATATCGTGGAGCATGTTGATCTTGCTGGCTTTTCTCGCATCGAGCAACAACAGTTGGCTGCCTTAGTTTTAGCGCATCGTAAGCGCATCCCTGTTAAGCAGTTTCCTATGGAAAACGTAGACTTGCTTAAGGCGTGTTTGATCATTCGTTTATCAGTCATTTTTAACCGTGGCAAACGTCGTCAAACACTGCCGGAACTGCAGTTTAGAGCTGCTGGGCAGCAAATGAGTTTACTGTTGGATCAAGCTTGGCTGCAGAATAATCCTTTAACCCGCGCAGATTTAGAAAATGAGCAGCAATACTTGAGCCAGATAGGTTATAAGCTAGATATTATTGAGCTATAA
- a CDS encoding esterase-like activity of phytase family protein: MSPRLILPLSLLLLTSPQILAKDEASSAALPYQVLTSMENGTEIRNGGYGSAMTAHPHLADHFYALTDRGPNAKYQGPEGKGKIFPTPEYTPRIGLFSFTNGEVNQVKEILLKDPNGKLISGLPNPKGMGDTGEVAYANDKSVLEADPFGLDSEGLVALKDGSFWVSDEYGPHIVHYSATGVELERINPFGTGTGGRKLPAVLANRRANRGMEGLAISPDEKVLFGIMQSTLYNPSKKAINNKNLTRIVSFDIASGKTKQYLYQQEANNLSNSEIVALNQQQFLVIERDGGFAGASGKKQAKYKRIYQIDLSQATDVSGDVDADLGLTFAGKTLEQMSWQELAQQGIKPVTKALVNDLLVDLPSPYPHDKLEGLWLRADNQLAVLNDDDFAVAAKGEHVIQKILPANQTIDRNTLYLLKGR, translated from the coding sequence ATGAGCCCACGGCTGATTCTCCCCCTCTCTCTACTCTTGTTAACTAGCCCGCAAATATTAGCTAAAGATGAAGCATCTTCAGCAGCTTTGCCCTATCAAGTGTTAACAAGCATGGAAAATGGCACCGAAATCCGCAATGGTGGATACGGTTCTGCCATGACCGCCCATCCGCATTTGGCCGATCACTTTTACGCCCTTACCGATCGGGGCCCCAATGCCAAATACCAAGGGCCAGAAGGCAAAGGCAAGATCTTTCCAACACCGGAGTACACACCACGCATTGGTTTATTTAGTTTTACCAATGGTGAGGTAAACCAAGTAAAAGAAATTTTGTTGAAGGACCCAAATGGCAAACTAATTTCTGGCTTACCAAACCCCAAAGGCATGGGCGATACCGGTGAAGTAGCCTACGCTAACGACAAGTCGGTACTAGAAGCTGATCCTTTTGGTTTAGATAGCGAAGGCTTAGTTGCCTTAAAAGATGGCAGCTTTTGGGTGAGTGATGAATACGGTCCGCATATTGTTCATTACAGTGCCACTGGTGTAGAACTGGAGCGTATTAATCCCTTTGGCACCGGAACTGGAGGCAGAAAGCTACCAGCGGTATTGGCGAATCGTCGTGCTAATCGCGGAATGGAAGGCTTGGCAATTAGCCCAGACGAGAAAGTATTGTTTGGCATTATGCAGTCGACACTTTACAACCCAAGTAAAAAAGCTATCAACAACAAAAACCTTACTCGCATCGTAAGCTTTGATATCGCTAGTGGTAAAACTAAGCAATACCTTTACCAGCAAGAAGCAAATAACCTTTCTAACTCAGAAATTGTCGCCTTAAACCAGCAACAGTTTTTGGTCATAGAACGTGACGGCGGTTTTGCTGGTGCTAGTGGCAAAAAGCAGGCGAAATACAAACGTATTTATCAAATTGATTTAAGCCAAGCCACCGATGTAAGTGGCGACGTAGACGCCGATCTGGGATTAACCTTTGCAGGGAAAACCCTCGAGCAAATGAGCTGGCAAGAACTCGCACAACAAGGGATTAAGCCAGTAACAAAAGCCTTGGTGAATGATCTATTGGTAGATTTGCCCAGCCCCTACCCTCACGACAAACTGGAAGGTTTGTGGCTGCGCGCCGACAATCAGCTAGCGGTGCTTAATGATGATGATTTTGCCGTAGCGGCTAAAGGCGAGCATGTTATCCAAAAGATCCTACCGGCTAATCAAACTATCGATCGCAATACCTTATATCTATTAAAAGGCCGATAG
- a CDS encoding methyl-accepting chemotaxis protein, with product MLGKSINQISVVHRLYIGFAVLTLVIAMGGGAAFLLAQQINSSFNTLTDNSARTQLLANQVGSQALRAGILLLSLENASNLDELQSINSQADESLNDLESHVAELEAHAQKFNINGLSQYLNDVSNVENTLASQGGRLAQLQNTYLQQDEKVRDDLSQFLFRLSDLKRIVTKVASPAAAEDSYIEDILTMVMDRFGLMEFLLSNMVNTRDPQKIADLVKKIQYNNRVFNDDFSSLIDEVEGLADPQVADLVAEFNRQVNDPSGIVERYVDSQETIANIAIQTVEINRQLSGLDSTVTKIVDLANQQSEVASEQGRSLILNARSITAIVVPLVIIFAIAVAYWLASLIRKPLEHTQSHILRLAEGDYSQSMNGKYSGEFAVLVAAINRMIEQAREVFSQIQSAAHQLSDVSVKNNEASSVVKTKLDKQTAELSSVATAVTEMESAIKEVASNTESSRELSMSVENNIDQGQQVMNQNIEMIDSLDDALQSTSGQVDKLADASKQIGSIIEVIDGIAEKTNLLALNAAIEAARAGEQGRGFAVVADEVRSLASQTTKSTESVRAMITTLQRESTQVFDAMAASREQMSQSKDLAEKSREAIMTIRTDMSQMREMTDQISVAAQEQHHVASEVTRNVNVIAEVAEDNFEQIERVAQSSQALQQQVNDIETMLKRFILK from the coding sequence ATGTTGGGAAAAAGTATCAATCAAATCTCGGTTGTTCATCGTTTATATATAGGGTTTGCCGTTCTCACTTTGGTGATAGCGATGGGCGGTGGTGCCGCTTTTTTGCTGGCTCAGCAAATCAATTCAAGTTTCAATACACTTACTGACAATAGTGCAAGAACCCAGTTGCTTGCAAACCAAGTAGGCAGCCAAGCGCTTCGAGCGGGTATCTTGCTGTTAAGTTTGGAAAATGCCAGCAACTTAGATGAACTGCAAAGCATTAATAGCCAAGCCGATGAATCACTAAATGATCTAGAAAGTCATGTGGCGGAGTTAGAAGCTCATGCCCAAAAGTTTAATATTAATGGGCTTTCACAGTATTTAAATGACGTTAGCAATGTAGAAAACACCTTGGCCTCGCAAGGTGGGCGATTAGCGCAATTACAAAATACTTACCTGCAGCAAGACGAAAAAGTACGTGATGATTTAAGTCAGTTTCTATTTCGCTTGTCTGATTTGAAAAGAATTGTGACCAAAGTGGCTAGCCCTGCAGCTGCTGAAGATTCATACATTGAAGACATTCTCACCATGGTCATGGACCGTTTTGGTTTGATGGAGTTCTTACTATCAAACATGGTGAATACTCGCGACCCGCAAAAAATCGCCGATTTGGTTAAGAAGATTCAATATAACAACCGTGTATTTAACGATGACTTTTCTTCATTAATTGATGAAGTTGAAGGCTTGGCTGATCCTCAAGTTGCGGACTTGGTTGCTGAGTTTAACCGCCAAGTGAATGACCCAAGCGGCATTGTAGAGCGCTATGTAGATAGCCAAGAAACCATTGCTAATATCGCTATCCAAACTGTAGAAATTAACCGTCAGCTTTCTGGTTTAGATTCTACCGTTACTAAGATTGTTGATTTAGCTAACCAGCAAAGTGAGGTGGCCAGCGAGCAGGGCCGAAGTTTAATTCTTAATGCGCGCTCAATCACCGCGATTGTTGTGCCTTTGGTGATTATTTTTGCTATTGCCGTTGCTTACTGGTTAGCGAGTTTGATTCGTAAACCTCTAGAGCATACCCAATCTCACATTCTACGATTGGCTGAGGGTGACTATAGCCAAAGCATGAATGGTAAATACTCTGGCGAATTTGCGGTGCTGGTGGCAGCCATTAACCGAATGATTGAACAAGCTCGTGAGGTGTTTAGCCAAATTCAAAGTGCAGCTCACCAACTTAGCGATGTATCGGTTAAAAATAACGAAGCTTCAAGCGTGGTAAAAACCAAGCTTGATAAGCAAACAGCTGAACTGAGTAGCGTAGCAACAGCCGTGACTGAAATGGAGTCGGCAATTAAAGAAGTGGCTTCAAACACCGAAAGTAGCCGCGAGTTGTCGATGTCTGTTGAGAACAACATTGATCAAGGCCAGCAGGTAATGAATCAAAATATCGAGATGATCGATAGTTTAGATGATGCCTTGCAGAGCACTTCTGGCCAAGTGGATAAGCTAGCAGACGCCAGTAAACAAATTGGTTCTATTATCGAAGTGATCGATGGTATTGCTGAGAAAACCAACCTGCTAGCCTTAAATGCGGCCATTGAAGCGGCCCGTGCCGGTGAGCAAGGTAGAGGTTTTGCGGTGGTTGCTGATGAAGTGCGCAGCCTAGCTAGCCAAACCACCAAAAGCACCGAGTCAGTGCGGGCAATGATTACTACCTTGCAACGCGAATCAACCCAAGTATTTGATGCAATGGCCGCTAGTCGCGAACAAATGAGCCAGTCAAAAGATCTGGCTGAGAAATCTCGTGAAGCGATCATGACAATTCGCACCGATATGAGCCAAATGCGCGAGATGACCGATCAAATTAGTGTGGCCGCACAAGAGCAACATCATGTTGCAAGCGAAGTAACGCGTAATGTGAATGTGATTGCCGAGGTAGCAGAGGATAATTTTGAGCAAATAGAGCGAGTTGCTCAATCTAGCCAAGCGCTACAACAACAGGTAAATGATATAGAAACTATGTTAAAACGTTTTATATTGAAGTAA